Proteins encoded together in one Amphiprion ocellaris isolate individual 3 ecotype Okinawa chromosome 14, ASM2253959v1, whole genome shotgun sequence window:
- the LOC129350545 gene encoding histone H2B 1/2-like isoform X1 yields the protein MPEQTKAAPKKGSKKAASKASKSGRKRKRTRKQSYAIYVYKVLKQVHPDTGISSKAMSIMNSFVTDIFERIAGEASRLALYNKRSTITSREIQTAVRLLLPGELAKHAVSEGTKAVTKYTSSNVPDPRAGCFRSVVVLPPTGLISICGMLLLLTFLQPTASSCPFPSIYSASPSLYLICSSTYF from the exons ATGCCGGAACAAACCAAGGCAGCGCCCAAGAAGGGCTCGAAGAAGGCGGCGTCCAAAGCCAGCAAGAGCggcaggaagaggaagagaaccAGGAAGCAGAGCTACGCCATCTACGTGTACAAGGTGCTGAAGCAGGTCCATCCCGACACCGGCATCTCCTCCAAGGCCATGAGCATCATGAACTCGTTCGTCACCGACATCTTCGAGCGGATCGCCGGCGAGGCCTCCCGCCTGGCTCTCTACAACAAgcgctccaccatcacctccaggGAGATCCAGACCGCcgtcaggctgctgctgcccgGTGAGCTGGCCAAGCACGCCGTGTCCGAGGGCACCAAGGCCGTCACCAAGTACACCAGCTCCAA tgtccctgatcccagagctggatgcttcagatctgtggtggttctcccaccaactggcctaatctccatctgtggcatgctgctgctgctgaccttcctccagcccactgcttccagctgcccatttccatcaatctactctgcatcaccctcactatacttgatttgctcgtctacatatttttga
- the LOC129350545 gene encoding histone H2B 1/2-like isoform X2 has protein sequence MPEQTKAAPKKGSKKAASKASKSGRKRKRTRKQSYAIYVYKVLKQVHPDTGISSKAMSIMNSFVTDIFERIAGEASRLALYNKRSTITSREIQTAVRLLLPGELAKHAVSEGTKAVTKYTSSKLPSL, from the exons ATGCCGGAACAAACCAAGGCAGCGCCCAAGAAGGGCTCGAAGAAGGCGGCGTCCAAAGCCAGCAAGAGCggcaggaagaggaagagaaccAGGAAGCAGAGCTACGCCATCTACGTGTACAAGGTGCTGAAGCAGGTCCATCCCGACACCGGCATCTCCTCCAAGGCCATGAGCATCATGAACTCGTTCGTCACCGACATCTTCGAGCGGATCGCCGGCGAGGCCTCCCGCCTGGCTCTCTACAACAAgcgctccaccatcacctccaggGAGATCCAGACCGCcgtcaggctgctgctgcccgGTGAGCTGGCCAAGCACGCCGTGTCCGAGGGCACCAAGGCCGTCACCAAGTACACCAGCTCCAA GCTGCCGTCACTCTGA
- the LOC111580800 gene encoding histone H2B 1/2-like, producing MPEQTKAAPKKGSKKAASKASKSGRKRKRTRKQSYAIYVYKVLKQVHPDTGISSKAMSIMNSFVTDIFERIAGEASRLALYNKRSTITSREIQTAVRLLLPGELAKHAVSEGTKAVTKYTSSK from the coding sequence ATGCCGGAACAAACCAAGGCAGCGCCCAAGAAGGGCTCGAAGAAGGCGGCGTCCAAAGCCAGCAAGAGCggcaggaagaggaagagaaccAGGAAGCAGAGCTACGCCATCTACGTGTACAAGGTGCTGAAGCAGGTCCATCCCGACACCGGCATCTCCTCCAAGGCCATGAGCATCATGAACTCGTTCGTCACCGACATCTTCGAGCGGATCGCCGGCGAGGCCTCCCGCCTGGCTCTCTACAACAAgcgctccaccatcacctccaggGAGATCCAGACCGCcgtcaggctgctgctgcccgGTGAGCTGGCCAAGCACGCCGTGTCCGAGGGCACCAAGGCCGTCACCAAGTACACCAGCTCCAAGTAA
- the LOC111580791 gene encoding histone H4-like, whose protein sequence is NRRLARRGGVKRISGLIYEETRGVLKVFPENVMRDAVTYTEHAKRKAVTAMDVVYALKRQGRTLYGFGG, encoded by the coding sequence AATCGCCGTCTGGCTCGCCGCGGCGGAGTGAAGCGGATCTCCGGTCTGATCTACGAGGAGACCCGCGGTGTGTTGAAGGTGTTCCCGGAGAACGTGATGCGTGATGCCGTCACCTACACCGAGCACGCCAAGAGGAAGGCGGTGACCGCCATGGATGTGGTGTACGCTCTGAAGAGGCAGGGCCGCACTCTGTACGGCTTCGGAGGTTAA